Proteins found in one Takifugu rubripes chromosome 17, fTakRub1.2, whole genome shotgun sequence genomic segment:
- the LOC105417715 gene encoding histone H4, with product MSGRGKGGKGLGKGGAKRHRKVLRDNIQGITKPAIRRLARRGGVKRISGLIYEETRGVLKVFLENVIRDAVTYTEHAKRKTVTAMDVVYALKRQGRTLYGFGG from the coding sequence ATGAGCGGAAGAGGCAAAGGAGGCAAAGGCCTGGGGAAAGGGGGCGCCAAGCGGCACCGTAAGGTTCTCCGTGATAACATCCAGGGAATCACCAAGCCCGCTATCCGCCGTCTGGCTCGCCGCGGTGGTGTGAAGCGTATCTCGGGTCTGATCTACGAGGAGACCCGCGGAGTCCTCAAGGTCTTCCTGGAGAACGTGATCCGTGATGCCGTCACCTACACCGAGCACGCCAAGAGGAAGACTGTGACCGCCATGGATGTGGTGTATGCCCTGAAGAGGCAGGGACGCACTCTCTACGGCTTCGGAGGATAA
- the LOC101072058 gene encoding histone H4 yields MSGRGKGGKGLGKGGAKRHRKVLRDNIQGITKPAIRRLARRGGVKRISGLIYEETRGVLKVFLENVIRDAVTYTEHAKRKTVTAMDVVYALKRQGRTLYGFGG; encoded by the coding sequence ATGAGCGGAAGAGGCAAAGGAGGCAAAGGACTGGGGAAGGGAGGCGCCAAGCGTCACCGTAAGGTTCTCCGTGATAACATCCAGGGAATCACCAAGCCCGCTATCCGCCGTCTGGCTCGCCGCGGTGGTGTGAAGCGTATCTCGGGTCTGATCTACGAGGAGACCCGCGGAGTCCTCAAGGTCTTCCTGGAGAACGTGATCCGTGATGCCGTCACCTACACTGAGCACGCCAAGAGGAAGACTGTGACCGCCATGGATGTGGTGTATGCCCTGAAGAGACAGGGACGCACTCTCTACGGCTTCGGAGGATAA
- the LOC101070924 gene encoding histone H3, whose product MARTKQTARKSTGGKAPRKQLATKAARKSAPATGGVKKPHRYRPGTVALREIRRYQKSTELLIRKLPFQRLVREIAQDFKTDLRFQSSAVMALQEASEAYLVGLFEDTNLCAIHAKRVTIMPKDIQLARRIRGERA is encoded by the coding sequence ATGGCAAGAACTAAGCAGACCGCCCGTAAGTCCACCGGAGGTAAAGCTCCCAGAAAGCAGCTGGCCACCAAGGCCGCGCGTAAAAGCGCCCCGGCCACCGGCGGAGTGAAGAAGCCTCACCGTTACAGGCCCGGCACCGTCGCTCTGAGAGAGATCCGTCGTTACCAGAAATCCACCGAGCTGCTGATCCGCAAGCTGCCCTTCCAGCGCCTGGTGAGAGAGATCGCCCAGGACTTCAAGACCGACCTGCGCTTCCAGAGCTCGGCCGTcatggctctgcaggaggcCAGCGAGGCTTATCTGGTGGGTCTGTTCGAGGACACCAACCTGTGCGCCATCCACGCCAAGAGGGTCACCATCATGCCTAAAGACATCCAGCTGGCCCGGCGTATCCGTGGAGAGAGAGCTTAA
- the LOC115253393 gene encoding histone H2A-like has protein sequence MSGRGKTGGKARAKAKTRSSRAGLQFPVGRVHRLLRKGNYGERVGAGAPVYLAAVLEYLTAEILELAGNAARDNKKTRIIPRHLQLAVRNDEELNKLLGKVTIAQGGVLPNIQAVLLPKKTEKAK, from the coding sequence ATGAGTGGACGTGGCAAAACCGGCGGCAAAGCCAGAGCAAAGGCGAAGACTCGCTCCTCTCGGGCTGGACTGCAGTTCCCAGTGGGCCGTGTGCACAGGCTGCTCCGGAAAGGCAACTATGGCGAGCGCGTCGGTGCTGGTGCTCCCGTCTATCTGGCCGCAGTGCTGGAGTATCTGACCGCTGAGATCCTGGAGTTGGCTGGCAACGCTGCCCGCGACAACAAGAAGACTCGTATCATCCCTCgtcacctgcagctggctgtGCGCAACGACGAGGAGCTGAACAAACTGCTGGGAAAAGTCACCATCGCTCAGGGCGGCGTGTTGCCCAACATCCAGGCTGTTCTCCTGCCCAAGAAGACCGAGAAGGCGAAATAG
- the LOC115253391 gene encoding histone H2B 1/2-like, producing the protein MPEQTKASAPKKGSKKAVTKTAAKGGKKKRKTRKESYAIYVYKVLKQVHPDTGISSKAMSIMNSFVNDIFERIASEASRLAHYNKRSTITSREIQTAVRLLLPGELAKHAVSEGTKAVTKYTSSK; encoded by the coding sequence ATGCCTGAACAAACGAAAGCGTCCGCGCCCAAGAAGGGCTCCAAGAAAGCCGTGACCAAGACGGCCGctaagggaggaaagaagaagaggaagaccaggaaggAGAGCTACGCCATCTACGTGTACAAGGTGCTGAAGCAGGTGCACCCCGACACCGGCATCTCGTCCAAGGCCATGAGCATCATGAACTCGTTCGTCAACGACATCTTCGAGCGCATCGCTTCCGAGGCCTCTCGTCTGGCTCACTACAACAAGAGGTCCACCATCACGTCCAGGGAGATCCAGACCGccgtgaggctgctgctgcccggggAGCTGGCCAAGCACGCCGTGTCTGAGGGCACCAAGGCTGTGACCAAGTACACCAGCTCCAAGTAG
- the LOC101071831 gene encoding histone H2A-like translates to MSGRGKTGGKARAKAKTRSSRAGLQFPVGRVHRLLRKGNYGERVGAGAPVYLAAVLEYLTAEILELAGNAARDNKKTRIIPRHLQLAVRNDEELNKLLGGVTIAQGGVLPNIQAVLLPKKTEKAK, encoded by the coding sequence ATGAGTGGACGTGGCAAAACCGGCGGCAAAGCCAGAGCTAAGGCGAAGACTCGCTCCTCTCGGGCTGGACTGCAGTTCCCAGTGGGCCGTGTGCACAGGCTGCTCCGGAAAGGCAACTATGGCGAGCGCGTCGGTGCTGGTGCTCCCGTCTATCTGGCCGCAGTGCTGGAGTATCTGACCGCTGAGATCCTGGAGTTGGCTGGCAACGCTGCCCGCGACAACAAGAAGACTCGTATCATCCCTCgtcacctgcagctggctgtACGTAACGACGAGGAGCTGAACAAGTTGCTGGGAGGAGTGACCATTGCTCAGGGTGGCGTGTTGCCCAACATCCAGGCTGTTCTTCTGCCCAAGAAGACTGAGAAAGCCAAGTAA
- the LOC115253395 gene encoding histone H2B 1/2-like has protein sequence MPDAAKSAPKKGSKKAVTKTAAKGGKKKRKTRKESYAIYVYKVLKQVHPDTGISSKAMSIMNSFVNDIFERIASEASRLAHYNKRSTITSREIQTAVRLLLPGELAKHAVSEGTKAVTKYTSSK, from the coding sequence ATGCCTGATGCAGCAAAGTCCGCGCCCAAGAAGGGCTCCAAGAAAGCCGTGACCAAGACGGCCGctaagggaggaaagaagaagaggaagaccaggaaggAGAGCTACGCCATCTACGTGTACAAGGTGCTGAAGCAGGTGCACCCCGACACCGGCATCTCGTCCAAGGCCATGAGCATCATGAACTCGTTCGTCAACGACATCTTCGAGCGCATCGCTTCCGAGGCCTCTCGTCTGGCTCACTACAACAAGAGGTCCACCATCACGTCCAGGGAGATCCAGACCGccgtgaggctgctgctgcccggggAGCTGGCCAAGCACGCCGTGTCTGAGGGCACCAAGGCTGTGACCAAGTACACCAGCTCCAAGTAG
- the LOC101075208 gene encoding histone H1-like, whose protein sequence is MAEVAPAPAPAAPAKAAKKKVSKVKRSGPTVNELIVKAVSASKERNGVSLAALKKDLAAGGYDVDKNKARLKMAVRSLVSKGTLVQTKGTGASGSFKMNKKAAEPVAKKKPAAKKPVAKKAAPKAKKAAAPKAAAAKKPKVSAAKKAAAAPKKSPKKAAAAKKVAKSPKASTKSPKKVAKKTPATKKAPAKKTPVKPKAKKAAPKKK, encoded by the coding sequence ATGGCAGAAGTAGCACCGGCCCCAGCTCCCGCCGCTCCGGCGAAAGCCGCAAAGAAGAAGGTTTCCAAGGTGAAGAGGTCGGGCCCGACCGTGAACGAGCTGATCGTCAAAGCCGTGTCGGCGTCCAAAGAGCGCAATGGCGTGTCTCTGGCGGCACTGAAGAAGGATCTGGCAGCCGGCGGATACGACGTGGACAAGAACAAGGCTCGCTTGAAGATGGCCGTGAGAAGTTTGGTGAGCAAGGGCACCCTGGTGCAGACCAAGGGCACCGGAGCGTCTGGGTCTTTCAAGATGAACAAGAAGGCAGCGGAGCCGGTCGCCAAGAAGAAGCCCGCAGCCAAGAAGCCCGTAGCCAAGAAAGCGGCTCCTAAAGCGAAGAAGGCGGCCGCACCTAAAGCTGCCGCTGCCAAGAAGCCCAAGGTGAGCGCAGCCAAGAAGGCGGCAGCAGCTCCAAAGAAGTCGCCGAAGAAGGCTGCGGCGGCTAAGAAGGTGGCCAAAAGCCCGAAGGCGAGCACGAAGAGCCCGAAAAAAGTGGCGAAGAAGACGCCCGCGACAAAGAAGGCCCCAGCAAAGAAGACGCCAGTAAAGCCCAAAGCCAAGAAGGCAGCACCCAAGAAGAAGTGA
- the nansa gene encoding N-acetylneuraminic acid synthase a yields MPLEFELCPGRVVGGNHPCFIIAEIGQNHQGDIEIAKKMIKMAKDCGADCAKFQKSELKYKFNKRALERPYTSKHSWGKTYGEHKHHLEFTHEQYKQLQKYAQEVGIFFTASGMDEMAVEFLHELNVPFFKVGSGDTNNFPYLEKTAKKGRPMVVSSGMQSMQTMRRVYKTVKEHNPKFAILQCTSAYPLEAEDVNLRVITEYQKEFPDIPIGYSGHESGVSITVAAVALGAKIVERHVTLDKTWKGSDHAASLEPPELAELVRSIRLVERALGSGVKRMLPCEKPCHDKLGKSVVAKTKIPKGTVLTADMLTVKVAEPMGVKAEDIFELVGNTMMENVEEDESIAPELVDSYGKKAKC; encoded by the exons ATGCCGTTAGAGTTTGAACTGTGTCCTGGTCGTGTGGTGGGAGGAAACCATCCGTGTTTCATTATCGCTGAAATTGGACAAAATCACCAAGGAGACATTGAAATCGCCaagaaaatgatcaaaatggCAAAG GATTGTGGTGCCGATTGTGCCAAATTCCAGAAAAGTGAACTGAAGTACAAGTTTAACAAACGAGCTTTGGAGAGACCGTACACTTCCAAACACTCTTGGGGGAAAACCTATGGTGAACACAAGCATCATCTCGAGTTTACTCATGAACAGTATAAACAGCTGCAAAAATATGCACAAGAGGTGGGGATCTTCTTCACTGCCTCTGGGATGGATGAG ATGGCAGTAGAATTTCTTCATGAACTCAATGTGCCTTTTTTCAAAGTTGGTTCTGGAGATACCAACAACTTTCCCTATCTGGAAAAGACTGCCAAGAAAG GACGTCCCATGGTGGTGTCTAGCGGGATGCAGTCTATGCAGACAATGCGTCGAGTCTACAAAACAGTGAAGGAGCACAATCCGAAATTTGCCATACTGCAGTGCACCAGTGCCTATCCCCTAGAAGCTGAAGACGTCAACCTGAGAGTGATAACG GAATACCAGAAGGAGTTTCCCGATATCCCTATTGGGTATTCGGGCCATGAGTCAGGCGTAAGTATTACAGTAGCAGCTGTGGCTCTTGGAGCAAAGATCGTCGAGCGTCATGTGACCCTGGACAAGACATGGAAAGGAAGTGACCATGCAGCCTCCCTGGAGCCACCTGAGCTAGCCGAGCTGGTTCGCTCCATTCGACTGGTAGAGAGGGCACTGGGGAGTGGCGTCAAGAGGATGTTGCCTTGTGAGAAGCCATGCCATGATAAG CTCGGCAAGTCTGTGGTGGCCAAAACCAAGATCCCGAAAGGAACTGTTCTGACTGCAGACATGTTGACAGTGAAGGTGGCAGAGCCCATGGGGGTCAAGGCTGAGGACATTTTCGAGCTGGTCGGTAATACCATGATGGAGAACGTGGAAGAGGACGAGAGCATTGCGCCTGAGTTGGTGGACAGCTATGGGAAGAAAGCCAAATGTTGA
- the LOC101071383 gene encoding histone H2A-like, which produces MSGRGKTGGKARAKAKTRSSRAGLQFPVGRVHRLLRKGNYGERVGAGAPVYLAAVLEYLTAEILELAGNAARDNKKTRIIPRHLQLAVRNDEELNKLLGKVTIAQGGVLPNIQAVLLPKKTEKAK; this is translated from the coding sequence ATGAGTGGACGTGGCAAAACCGGCGGCAAAGCCAGAGCAAAGGCAAAGACTCGCTCCTCTCGGGCTGGACTGCAGTTCCCAGTGGGCCGTGTGCACAGGCTGCTCCGGAAAGGCAACTATGGCGAGCGCGTCGGTGCTGGTGCTCCCGTCTATCTGGCCGCAGTGCTGGAGTATCTGACCGCTGAGATCCTGGAGTTGGCTGGCAACGCTGCCCGCGACAACAAGAAGACTCGTATCATCCCTCgtcacctgcagctggctgtGCGTAACGACGAGGAGCTGAACAAACTGCTGGGAAAAGTCACCATCGCTCAGGGCGGCGTGTTGCCCAACATCCAGGCTGTTCTCCTGCCCAAGAAGACTGAGAAAGCCAAGTAA